From Cellulomonas oligotrophica, a single genomic window includes:
- the dnaE gene encoding DNA polymerase III subunit alpha, with product MSGQGFVHLHNHTEFSMLDGAARVDDLFAEAQRLGQTALAITDHGYLFGAFDFWKKSKAYGIKPIIGVEAYVTPGTSRFDQTRVRWGEQHQASDDVSARGAYTHMTIWARNNEGMRNLFRLGSLASLEGQMGKWPRMDRELLSTYASGLIATTGCPSGEVQTRLRLGQWDEAVRAAGEMQDVFGKDSFYVEVMDHGLDIERRVIKDLRRLAQAIDAPLVATNDLHYTRHEDSHAHGVLLCVQSGSTLADPDRFKFDADNFYLRPAEEMRQVWAELPEACDNTLRIAEQCEIEFDTDANYMPRFPVPDGENEDSWFVKEVELGLQRRYKGAIPDDVRKQAEYETEVITSLGFSGYFLVVADFINWAKAQDIRVGPGRGSAAGSMASYAMGITELDPLQHGLIFERFLNPERVSWPDVDVDFDERRRGEVIRYVTDKYGADRVAQIVTYGSIKAKQALKDASRVLGFPFAMGEKLTKAMPPAVMGKDIPLAGIFDEKHERYAEAEEFRQLVATDPDVARVVETARGLENLKRQWGVHAAGVIMSSEPLLDILPIMKRPQDGAIITQFDQPGAEALGLIKMDFLGLRNLTILDDALENIVMNGKEPLKIEDVPLDDPRTYELLGRGDTLGVFQLDGGPMRALLRQMRPDNFEDISAVIALYRPGPMGVNSHTNYALRKNGLQQIEPIHPELEGPLEEVVGVTHGLIVYQEQVQKAAQILAGYTLGQADLLRRAMGKKKKEILDKEFVPFQAGCRERGYSDAAIQAVWDVLVPFAGYAFNKAHSAAYGVVSYWTAYLKANYPVEYMAGLLTSVRDDKDKSALYLNECRRMGITVLPPDVNDSSALFTAVGADIRFGLTAVRNVGANVVDAIVAAREAKGAFTSFTDFLDKVPAVVCNKRTIESLIKAGAFDSLGHPRRALLLVHEQAVDAVIGVKRKEAEGQFDLFADVFGADEEAGFAVAVPEVPDWDKKQRLAFEREMLGLYVSDHPLSGLEHVLSAAADVSVATLMADEARPDGSQVVVAGLVTSLQRKMSKQGNPWAAVVLEDLEGSVEVMFFGETYLAYSTVLAEDAVIVLKGRVRRRDDTMQLQAMEVTLPDTSQTADSPVVVTLAESRCTPPVVDRLREVLHTHPGVTEVHLRLTNPGRTTVVRLDDSWRVQRSPSLYGDLKALLGPSCLGGPSGP from the coding sequence GTGAGCGGCCAGGGGTTCGTCCACCTGCACAACCACACCGAGTTCTCCATGCTCGACGGGGCGGCCCGGGTCGACGACCTGTTCGCCGAGGCCCAGCGCCTGGGGCAGACGGCGCTGGCGATCACCGACCACGGGTACCTGTTCGGGGCCTTCGACTTCTGGAAGAAGTCCAAGGCGTACGGGATCAAGCCGATCATCGGCGTGGAGGCGTACGTCACGCCCGGCACCAGCCGCTTCGACCAGACGCGCGTGCGCTGGGGCGAGCAGCACCAGGCCTCGGACGACGTGTCGGCGCGTGGTGCGTACACCCACATGACGATCTGGGCGCGCAACAACGAGGGCATGCGCAACCTGTTCCGGCTGGGCTCGCTGGCCTCGCTCGAGGGGCAGATGGGCAAGTGGCCGCGCATGGACCGCGAGCTGCTGAGCACGTACGCGTCGGGCCTGATCGCCACGACGGGCTGCCCGTCGGGCGAGGTGCAGACGCGCCTGCGGCTCGGGCAGTGGGACGAGGCGGTGCGCGCCGCGGGCGAGATGCAGGACGTGTTCGGCAAGGACAGCTTCTACGTCGAGGTCATGGACCACGGCCTCGACATCGAGCGCCGCGTCATCAAGGACCTGCGCCGGCTCGCGCAGGCCATCGACGCCCCGCTCGTGGCGACGAACGACCTGCACTACACGCGGCACGAGGACTCCCACGCGCACGGCGTGCTGCTGTGCGTGCAGTCGGGGTCGACGCTCGCGGACCCGGACCGCTTCAAGTTCGACGCCGACAACTTCTACCTGCGCCCCGCCGAGGAGATGCGCCAGGTCTGGGCCGAGCTGCCCGAGGCGTGCGACAACACCCTGCGGATCGCCGAGCAGTGCGAGATCGAGTTCGACACGGACGCGAACTACATGCCGCGCTTCCCGGTGCCCGACGGGGAGAACGAGGACTCCTGGTTCGTCAAGGAGGTCGAGCTCGGCCTGCAGCGCCGGTACAAGGGTGCGATCCCGGACGACGTGCGCAAGCAGGCCGAGTACGAGACCGAGGTCATCACGAGCCTGGGGTTCTCGGGGTACTTCCTCGTGGTCGCCGACTTCATCAACTGGGCCAAGGCGCAGGACATCCGCGTCGGGCCCGGCCGAGGGTCCGCGGCCGGGTCGATGGCGTCGTACGCCATGGGCATCACCGAGCTCGACCCGCTGCAGCACGGCCTGATCTTCGAGCGGTTCCTCAACCCCGAGCGCGTGTCGTGGCCCGACGTCGACGTCGACTTCGACGAGCGCCGGCGCGGCGAGGTCATCAGGTACGTCACGGACAAGTACGGCGCGGACCGTGTCGCGCAGATCGTCACGTACGGCTCCATCAAGGCCAAGCAGGCCCTCAAGGACGCCTCGCGGGTGCTGGGCTTCCCCTTCGCGATGGGGGAGAAGCTCACCAAGGCGATGCCGCCGGCCGTGATGGGCAAGGACATCCCGCTGGCGGGGATCTTCGACGAGAAGCACGAGCGGTACGCCGAGGCGGAGGAGTTCCGCCAGCTCGTGGCCACGGACCCGGACGTCGCGCGCGTGGTCGAGACGGCGCGCGGGCTGGAGAACCTCAAGCGGCAGTGGGGCGTGCACGCCGCCGGCGTCATCATGTCCAGCGAGCCGCTGCTGGACATCCTGCCGATCATGAAGCGTCCGCAGGACGGCGCGATCATCACGCAGTTCGACCAGCCGGGCGCCGAGGCGCTCGGGCTGATCAAGATGGACTTCCTCGGCCTGCGCAACCTCACGATCCTCGACGACGCGCTCGAGAACATCGTGATGAACGGCAAGGAACCCCTGAAGATCGAGGACGTCCCCCTCGACGACCCGAGGACGTACGAGCTGCTGGGACGCGGCGACACGCTCGGGGTGTTCCAGCTCGACGGCGGGCCCATGCGGGCCCTGCTGCGCCAGATGCGTCCCGACAACTTCGAGGACATCTCCGCCGTCATCGCGCTGTACCGGCCCGGCCCGATGGGCGTCAACTCGCACACGAACTACGCGCTCCGCAAGAACGGCCTGCAGCAGATCGAGCCGATCCACCCCGAGCTGGAGGGCCCGCTCGAGGAGGTCGTGGGTGTCACGCACGGCCTGATCGTCTACCAGGAGCAGGTCCAGAAGGCCGCGCAGATCCTCGCCGGCTACACGCTCGGCCAGGCCGACCTGCTGCGGCGCGCGATGGGCAAGAAGAAGAAGGAGATCCTCGACAAGGAGTTCGTGCCGTTCCAGGCCGGCTGCCGCGAGCGGGGCTACTCCGACGCCGCGATCCAGGCGGTGTGGGACGTCCTGGTGCCGTTCGCCGGCTACGCCTTCAACAAGGCGCACTCGGCGGCGTACGGCGTCGTGTCGTACTGGACGGCGTACCTCAAGGCGAACTACCCGGTCGAGTACATGGCCGGCCTGCTCACGAGCGTGCGCGACGACAAGGACAAGTCGGCGCTGTACCTCAACGAGTGCCGCCGGATGGGGATCACGGTCCTGCCGCCGGACGTCAACGACTCCTCGGCGCTGTTCACGGCCGTGGGCGCGGACATCCGGTTCGGGCTGACCGCGGTGCGCAACGTGGGCGCCAACGTGGTGGACGCGATCGTCGCCGCGCGCGAGGCCAAGGGCGCGTTCACGTCGTTCACGGACTTCCTCGACAAGGTGCCGGCGGTGGTCTGCAACAAGCGGACCATCGAGTCGCTCATCAAGGCGGGCGCGTTCGACTCCCTCGGGCACCCGCGCCGGGCGCTGCTGCTCGTCCACGAGCAGGCCGTCGACGCGGTCATCGGCGTCAAGCGCAAGGAGGCCGAGGGGCAGTTCGACCTGTTCGCCGACGTCTTCGGCGCCGACGAGGAGGCCGGCTTCGCGGTCGCCGTCCCCGAGGTGCCGGACTGGGACAAGAAGCAGCGGCTCGCGTTCGAGCGCGAGATGCTCGGCCTGTACGTGTCGGACCACCCGCTGTCGGGCCTCGAGCACGTGCTGTCCGCGGCGGCCGACGTGTCGGTCGCCACGCTCATGGCCGACGAGGCACGGCCCGACGGGTCGCAGGTCGTCGTCGCCGGGCTCGTGACGTCGTTGCAGCGCAAGATGTCCAAGCAGGGCAACCCGTGGGCCGCGGTCGTGCTCGAGGACCTCGAGGGCTCGGTCGAGGTGATGTTCTTCGGCGAGACGTACCTCGCGTACTCCACCGTGCTCGCCGAGGACGCGGTCATCGTGCTCAAGGGCCGCGTGCGGCGCCGGGACGACACGATGCAGCTCCAGGCGATGGAGGTGACCCTCCCGGACACGTCGCAGACCGCGGACTCGCCGGTGGTGGTGACCCTCGCAGAGTCGCGCTGCACGCCCCCGGTGGTCGACCGGCTGCGCGAGGTCCTGCACACCCATCCCGGGGTCACCGAGGTGCACCTGCGGCTGACCAACCCGGGGCGGACCACGGTCGTGCGGCTGGACGACTCCTGGCGGGTGCAGCGCTCGCCGTCGCTGTACGGCGATCTCAAGGCTCTGCTGGGGCCGAGCTGCCTCGGGGGCCCGTCCGGTCCTTAA
- a CDS encoding ArsR/SmtB family transcription factor produces MDALGDPVRRRLVELLGTQRRSAGVLAAAVAEELGLSQPAVSRHLRVLRDAGVVDVERDGTRRLYAVRTEALDEVEAWAARVVGRWQPHLDALATEVARGRRADRALTTDVGAPATTADRQEAS; encoded by the coding sequence ATGGACGCCCTCGGCGACCCCGTCCGCCGCCGCCTCGTCGAGCTCCTCGGCACGCAGCGGCGGTCCGCCGGCGTGCTCGCCGCGGCCGTCGCCGAGGAGCTGGGCCTGAGCCAGCCGGCGGTCTCCCGCCACCTGCGGGTGCTGCGGGATGCCGGCGTCGTCGACGTCGAGCGCGACGGGACGCGCCGGCTGTACGCCGTCCGGACCGAGGCGCTCGACGAGGTCGAGGCGTGGGCCGCACGCGTCGTCGGGCGCTGGCAGCCTCACCTGGACGCCCTCGCCACCGAGGTCGCCCGGGGCCGCCGCGCGGACCGTGCGCTCACTACCGACGTCGGCGCACCCGCGACGACGGCCGACCGCCAGGAGGCGTCATGA